In a single window of the Mauremys reevesii isolate NIE-2019 linkage group 3, ASM1616193v1, whole genome shotgun sequence genome:
- the CDC42EP3 gene encoding cdc42 effector protein 3, with protein MPAKTPIYLKAANTKKGKKFKLRDILSPDMISPPLGDFRHTIHIGKEGQHDVFGDISFLQGNYELLPGNEGTPRVGQFGGHNEFLRANSTCDSMFTETPSPVLKNAISLPAIGGSQALVLPLLSPVTFNSKRDSFGPSKNPRLSCEPVMEEKLQEKSKQLENGEMYKDDILWEPNGSGSHYTNGRESHSSSLSEQCTDWQTVDFLEDSHLSCELTKAETKSEESLPDLAGSLLSLQLDLGPSLLDEVLNVMDKNKS; from the coding sequence ATGCCAGCTAAGACACCCATCTACCTGAAAGCTGCCAATACTAAGAAAGGGAAGAAATTCAAATTAAGGGATATTTTGTCTCCTGATATGATCAGTCCACCACTCGGAGACTTTCGCCACACCATACACATTGGGAAAGAGGGACAACATGATGTTTTTGGGGACATTTCATTTCTGCAAGGAAATTATGAGCTGTTACCTGGGAATGAGGGAACACCAAGAGTTGGTCAGTTTGGTGGACATAATGAGTTCTTAAGGGCAAACAGCACCTGTGACTCCATGTTTACAGAAACTCCTTCACCCGTGCTCAAAAATGCCATCTCACTTCCTGCCATTGGTGGTTCTCAAGCTCTTGTGTTGCCCTTATTGTCACCAGTGACATTTAATTCGAAGCGGGACTCCTTTGGGCCATCAAAGAATCCAAGGCTTAGTTGTGAGCCAGTAATGGAAGAAAAATTGCAGGAGAAAAGCAAACAGTTGGAGAATGGGGAAATGTACAAAGATGACATCCTATGGGAGCCAAATGGTTCTGGATCGCATTATACTAATGGCAGAGAGAGTCATTCATCCAGCCTTTCTGAACAGTGCACTGATTGGCAAACAGTTGACTTCCTTGAAGACAGTCATCTCTCATGTGAACTAACCAAGGCAGAGACTAAGTCAGAAGAATCCCTGCCAGATCTTGCAGGCTCGCTTCTTTCATTGCAGCTTGACCTGGGACCCTCACTTCTGGATGAAGTGCTCAATGTAATGGACAAAAATAAATCCTAG